One Thiocapsa sp. genomic window, TCCATGATCTCGCTGTTGTCCCACTGTCCGGCATGCGGCCCCTGATCGGAGGCGCGTGTCCCGTAGGCCTGATAGAGCTCGAAGCGCAGCTCGCGGTTGTCCGCATAGGTCATGGCCGGCATGTAGGACGGCAGGTCGAGCGTGAAGAGCCAGCCGGTCTGACCACGCTGCTCGGCGTTTTGTCGGGCCAGCCCCAGCGCGGATTCGGGCAGGCCCGCGAGCTGCGTCTCGTCCTCGACGAGCCTGCTCCAGGCGTTGGTGGCGTCGAGCACGTTCTCGGAATACTTGGTGGTGAGCTGCGAGAGCTCCTGACTGATGGCCTTGTAGCGGGCCTTCTTCTCGGCCGGAAGATCGACGCCCGAGAGATGGAAGTCGCGCAGCGCGTTCTCGAGGAGCTTGCGCTGTGCCGGGTTCAGGTGTTCCTGCGCCGCAACCGCTTCGTAGCCGCGGAAGAGGGCCTCGTTCTGACCGACCTCGGTCCCGTAATCGCTGAGCTTCGGCAGGCAGGCGTTGTAGGCCGCGCGCAGCTCATCGCCGTTGAGCACGCCGTTGAGATGTCCGACCGGCGACCAGGCGCGACTCAAGCGGTCGTCGATCTCGTCCAGCGGCTCGACAAAACTCTCCCAGGTCGGCACCGGGACCTCGTGGGTCAGACGCTCGATCTCGGCGCGGCAGTCGGCGAGGCAGACGTCGATGGCGGGCTCGACATGTTCGGGACGGATCCGGGAAAAGGCCGGGAGGCCTGTGGTCTCGAGCAAAGGGTTCGTCATGGATGTGGCCTGGTCGGGTTCGCGGATCAAAGTAGTCGTTGGGATGTGCTCGGCAGTCGCTCGCACGGAGCCGCCGGGACCACCGGCGGGTCGGAACGGGTGGGGCCTTATCGCCCGCCGGAACATGCGGGCTGCGCGCCGGAGTTTCCAGTCGGTCGATCGGGTTGGGGCGGCGCCCGGAGATATACCGAGCGCACGTGGGTTTTTCGATGCGTTCGACGTCGTCAGTCCGGCAGGAAACCCATGTTCTGACGCGGCGAGATCCGGCCCTCGAGCGAACGCACCATGTCGATCTTCGGACGCGGTGCGAAGGCCTGCGGGATGCAGAAGTGAAACCGCCACAGGTCATGGCGCCAGCGCTCCCCGGCGTCGGCGGAGATGTTCAGCCATTCGTCCGACGCGATCGGAACGAACCGTTCGCCGGCACCGTAGGCATAGGTCTTGTAGGCGCCCCTCGGCGTGCAGCGGATGCCCTCCACCGAGAGGTTACGGGTCCCGTTGCTGCCCTCCGCGACGAGCGTAAAGCGCACCACATCGTCGGCGCCGATCTGCAGATTGCGGGTGTCGATGAAATACCGCAAGCCTGCATCGGGACCATCCGGGACCAGCTCGACCAGATCCGCATCCTGCGGCCAAGGCGGGAGCGCGGTGCTCGATTCCTGCCAAGGCGTGCCCGGTCGAACGCTCGAGGGTACGGGGGGCTCGGCGTCGGTGACAAATGCGTTCTCCGCGGCCGAGACGGGCATTGCGAGCCCGAGCCCGATGAGGATGGGCAAGGAGAGCCGTTGCAAGTATTTCATCATGCTGATCAATCGGGACATATCGGGCGGCCTTACTCCGAACAGATTGTGCCGAGGTTCTGCCGGACGATCGCTGCATCGGCAGAGTCGGTCAGGCCATTCAAATCGAGATCGTACCAGCTCGACGTGCCGCGCGAGAGCCACCGAAGGACGCGATAGGCGACGAGATCCCGGATGTCGACGACGCCGTCGATGTTGCCGTCGCCGGAGCAGGGGGTTTGCGAGGACAGGATCGCGGCGAGTTGGTCCGACAAGGCGTCGTAGTTGGCCTGCTGCACCGAAGTGAATGGCTCCTCCAGCATTGCCTCTTCCGTGTCGAGTTTCGGAAAAGGCCTGGCTTCGTCGATCTCGTAGAGCTCATCGCTCTCGATGTCGACGCAGGCGTTGGTGGTCGGATCGTAATCCTTGGTGTTGTTTCGCACCAATTTGAACGCGTCGTTGCGGATGGCGACGCCGCTCTGCGGCAAGATGTTTACCGTGTCCTGCGGCGGGACTTGCTCGGTCAGCCACTGCTGGACCTCGCAGCAGTATGTGAAGCCTTCCGACGGAATCGGGACGCCATCCGAGAAGCCGTCGGCGCCCTGGCCGAACCAGACCCCGACGTTGTCCTCGCACACGCCCTTGGTGACCGGAATATGCGAGCAGCTGTTGGCGAACTGGCAGGGCCCGTTCAGAGCGCCATCGGCTTGTAGGTTCAGCCCGATCTGGGTGAAATTCCACTGGCGGATACTGTCCTGCATCGGATTGACCAGGTACGGCAGCATAGGCATCGAATCGATCGTTCGCGGCACGCGCTCGTGGACGTCGATTCCCGCGATCTCGCCGAACAACTGATAGAGATCCGCGATGTTGGTCATGTGCGTGACCTCGCGACCAGGCTCCTCCACCAGGGGGCCGGCGACGATGAGCGGTGTCCATACCCCGGTCTGGTAAACGGTGCCCTTCGACCGGG contains:
- a CDS encoding CNP1-like family protein, encoding MMKYLQRLSLPILIGLGLAMPVSAAENAFVTDAEPPVPSSVRPGTPWQESSTALPPWPQDADLVELVPDGPDAGLRYFIDTRNLQIGADDVVRFTLVAEGSNGTRNLSVEGIRCTPRGAYKTYAYGAGERFVPIASDEWLNISADAGERWRHDLWRFHFCIPQAFAPRPKIDMVRSLEGRISPRQNMGFLPD